In one Thioclava sp. ES.031 genomic region, the following are encoded:
- a CDS encoding DUF1007 family protein translates to MIRRTVLTLAGLIGLLPGLANAHPEDEILIRLLVGMASGKVTHIGESWTFDPTVSDWLIQTFDKNGDGAFTGDELAPLQDAAKQNSEGSFFYTRFWKGAEQLPDPQIYGFQATVKDGAVTMAFALALPQAENPNDLRIEMYDPENLTGLAPVKSNPVVIRGMADGATCVPNVSVNQPDVHGGPDNIPIALTLACNG, encoded by the coding sequence ATGATCCGCCGCACTGTTCTCACCCTCGCCGGTCTGATCGGGCTACTGCCGGGTCTCGCGAACGCCCACCCGGAAGACGAAATCCTGATCCGCCTGCTCGTCGGCATGGCGAGCGGGAAGGTCACCCATATCGGCGAGAGCTGGACTTTCGACCCGACCGTTTCGGACTGGCTGATCCAGACCTTCGACAAGAATGGCGACGGAGCCTTCACCGGAGACGAGCTTGCGCCGCTGCAAGACGCGGCGAAACAGAATTCGGAAGGCTCGTTCTTCTACACCCGGTTCTGGAAAGGGGCCGAGCAACTGCCCGACCCGCAGATTTATGGTTTTCAGGCGACGGTGAAGGATGGGGCCGTCACGATGGCCTTCGCGCTCGCCCTGCCCCAAGCCGAGAACCCGAACGATCTGCGCATCGAGATGTATGACCCCGAGAACCTGACCGGACTGGCGCCGGTGAAATCCAACCCGGTGGTGATCCGGGGGATGGCCGACGGCGCGACCTGCGTGCCGAACGTGTCGGTCAATCAACCGGATGTGCATGGCGGGCCGGACAATATCCCGATCGCGCTGACGCTGGCTTGTAACGGGTGA